The uncultured Desulfatiglans sp. DNA window CCAACCCGGAGACGGCGAGCCCCGTCACCTCGGAGAACCAGACCCAGTGCGTGATCCGCACCGGCGGCGGCAATCAGATCCACACCGAAGACTCAGACGGCAAACAACTGATCAAGCTGCAGACCCCCACGGCGCGCAGTTCCATCCGCATCGGCGCCCCGAATCCGGGAGATGGCCCGACCGGCGTGATGATCTTCACCGAAGGATCGGAGCACGTCATCGTGCAGGGGCACCGGGAACTCAGCGTGGATCAGACGGACACCGTCAGGGTCACCGGAGAGCGGACCAAGCGGGTGGGGCAGAATGAAAACATCACCATCACGGGCGGCCTCAATATGAATGTGGGCCAAGGGGTGATGACCACCATCGAGGCAGGGGGCGAAACGCACGACGTCACGGGCGGCCGGCATGTCTTCCTCCAAGGCGAAGAAGTGCGCACGGTCTCGAACGGACGGCACGTGACCGTCGAGGGCGGCGGCGAGACCTACACCGTCAACGGCGGGCGGGAAGTCACGGTTTCGGGCGGGGACACGCACCGCATCACGGGCGGCGATACGAGCACCATCACCGGGGTGAAAAGCCTCACAGTGAACGGCACGGACAACTACACGGTCAACGGACCGCGCACGATCACCGTCAACGGACCCGAGGCGCGCAACATCGCCCTGCTGGACAACATCGTCCAGGGCTTCGAAAAATCGATCAAGCTGGCAGCCGCGATCGAGATCTTCATGGGATTCAAGAACGAGACGAAGCTCTCGCTCGGCCTCGAGCAGAAGGCGATCGCCATCAGCCACGCCGCCGTAAACCTGGGCAAGGACGGCATCAAGTCCGACAACGGCAAGATCGTGCTCGGCGAGCGGGTCCTGCTCGACAACCGCATCGCCAGGATATTCGCATGAAACAGGCAGAAAGGCCTGCTGACCGGTCGAACGGATGAAAGTGATCAAACCCCTGAAACTCGGACTGCTCTACAGGACCTTCGAGGCCGGGGAGCGCTGTTACCTCTCGACGGGGCTCCTCACCTTCTTTTCGTTCGCCGCATCCGAACCGGTGATCGAGACGGAGATCGATCTCTGGAAATACGCTGCCAAGGCGCTCGGCCCCGAGGCCGTGATCGACCTCGGAATGCCGAAGGCCAGGGGCGAGGCCCTGGTCACCGGCCGCTATTTCGCCCCGGACGACGCCCCGACCCCTGCGGGCCGGGTCGGATTCGGGCTGGGCGCGGTCCGGAAAACCCTCTACATCTTCGGCGACCGCTTCTGGCAGCGCGGTCGAAGCGGGGCGTGGATGATCACCGATCCCCTGCCGATGGCCCGGATGGACATCATTTATCCGAATGCCTTCGGCGGCGAGGGGTATGCGCCCAACCCGGTCGGGAAGGGAGCCTCCCCCGTGACATCCGGGCGAGGAGACCCCGCGTGGCCGCTGCCCAACATCGAGGACCCGCGCCGGCTGATCGGTTCGCAGACGGACCGCCCGCCGCCGGCTGGGTTCGGGCCGCTCGATCTGACCTGGGCAGAGCGGTTCTCCAAGGCCGGGACCTATGACCAGGGCTGGCTCCAAACGCGCTTTCCGGGTTTCGCCGCCGATATGGACTGGACGATCTTCAACGCGGCGCCGGCGGATCAGCAGATCGAGGGGTGGTTCAACGGTGATGAACCCTTCGAGATCGATCACATGCACCCCGACCATCCCCACCAGCAGGGGCGCCTGCCCGGCATCCGCCCGCGCTGCTTCATGAACCGCACCACGGGGCCGGACGCGGTTTTCGAAGAGATCCCGGCCCATCTCGAAACAGTGTGGCTCTTCCCCGAGGGGGAAAAGGGTCTGATGATCCACCGGGGCGTCGCCGAGGTGGCCGACCCGGACGCCGACGATGTCCTGCACCTCTTGATCGCCTTCGAATCGATGGGGGACGCCCCCCGCCCGGACGAACACTACCGCCGGGCCCTCGCAAACCGGCTGGACCCGGAAAAAGGCGCCTATTACAGCCTGCGCGAGACGGACCTGATGCCCGACGGGGAGCGCTCCGGTCTGGCCCTGCTGATGGAGGAGAGCGAGGAGGGCCAGCTCCAGGCGAGCGACAACATCCTGGCCGGGCGGCTGCAGGACAAGGCCAGACGGGAGGCCGCCGAAGCTCGGACCCGCGCCTCCGCCCTGGGGCTCGATCCGGCGGCCGCTGAGCCGGACGCAACTCCATCCGAGGAGATATCGTTCGATCCAACCGACATCGACGACGTGGTCGACCACCTGGATGAGATCCTGGCGGAGGCTGAACGGCGCGAAACCGAATCACGCTCGAAAATTCAGGCGCTCATGCAGGAACTCGGGATCGACGGTGAAGCAGCGATGGAGGAAGCCGCGCAAAGCGGGGGCGGCCGGCCGGCCTTCTCCCCCGAGGAGACCATTGCGCGGCTGCGCGAACTGGGGCTCGACAACCCGGAGCTCGAGCAGAAGCTCCATGATGCGAAGGCCCTCCTGGATCAGTCGTACCGCCGATACGGACAGTATTTTCCGCCGGCAGACCGGCCCGCGGCCGGCGATGCCGCCGGCCTGCGCGGCCTGGTCACGGCGGGATACGCGCGCGGCGACTCCCTTGCCGGGATGGACTTGACCGGTGCCGATCTGAGCGGCCTCGACCTGGCCGGCATCGATTTGAAGAACGCCTTTCTCGAAGGGGCGGACCTCTCGGGTTCGAACCTTCAGGGGGCCGATCTCAGCGGCTGCGTCCTCGTGCGCGGCCGTCTGGCGGGAACCCGCTTCACCTCCGCGGAAATGGAGGGCAGCAACCTCGGCGATGCCGGGATCAGCGAGGCGGACTTCAGCGGGGCCGATCTGCGTCAGGCCGTGTTGACCCGGGCCCGGATCAGCCGGAGCGCCTTCAGGGAGGTCTCGATGGACGATGCCGACCTGTCCGAGAGCGTGGTGGATGAGGTCGACTTCAGCAGGGCCGATTTAACAAAGGCCCGATTCATCGATGCCCGGTTGTCCGGGGCGCTCTTCGCCGGGGCCGTGCTGCGCGAGGCCCTCTTCCTGAATACCACCTTGCGGGAGGTGGATTTCAGCGAGGCAGACCTGAGGGCTGCGGTGCTCGTGGGGGCGCAGTGCGAACAGGTCTCCTTCCGCGGCGCGGATCTCAGCCGGCTCTGCACGGCCGGTGAGAACGCATTCAACGGAGCCGGCTTCGAGGGGAGCCGTTTGGCCGGCGCGAACCTGCGCGGCCTCGACTTGTCCAGCGCCCGCCTGGACGGCGCCGATCTCAGCCGGGCCGACCTCAGCCAATGCAACCTGCAGGGGGCGAGCCTCGCGAGGGCGAAGGCGGTCGAAGCGCGGTTCGTCAAGACGGACCTGACCGGGGCCGACCTTTCCGGCATCAACCTGCGCGAGGGGTCGCTCCAGCGGGCGTGCCTCTTTGAAACCGGCTTTCAGGGGGCGAACCTCTATGGCGTGGATTTCATGAAGGCCCGGTTTCGCAACACGGACCTCCGGGGTTCTCTGTTGAAAAAGGTCTTCCTGGATCGATGGATCAAGAAACGACCATGAACCTGGACGAACTGATCGCACGCATGCGCTCCTATCCGGGGCTCAAGAAGACCGCGCCGGTCCGGCCGACCCGCGCCGATCTGGAGCGGCTCGTGCAGTTGGGCGAGCTCGTCTGCCACGCCGACTGCAGCGGAATGGACCTCGAAAGGGCGGACCTCAACGGTGGGATCTTCGAGCGCGTCTCGTTTCAAGGCGCCCGCCTCGAACAGGCCCGACTGAGGGAAGCGGTTTTGGTCGACTGCGACCTTTCCGGTGCCGCCATGGGCGGGGCCGATCTGCACCAGGCCGTCCTCGAAAAGGGGCGGCTGATGCGGACCGATCTCCAGGGGGTGGACCTGACCGACGCCCATGTCCTGCACTGCGATCTCGGCGATGCCGATCTGAGCGGCGCGGACCTGCGGGTCGTGAAGGTTATCGAATCGGACCTTTCGGGAGCCACCCTGGCAAGGGCGCGCCTCCATCGGGCCGCCCTCTACGAAACCCCCCTGCGCGATGCCGATCTGAGCGGCGCGGAACTGGAGCAGACCGTCTTTTCCGGAACCGACCTGCAGGGTGTCAGGCTTGCAGGCGCGCGTTTCCTGCGGGCCTTTTTGAAGGATGCCGTATTGACCGGCATGGACCTGGGCGGCATGGACCTGGCGATGACGCAGTTCATCGGCGCCGACCTGAAGGGCGCCAATCTGGCCGGGGCCGATCTGACCCAGGCAAGCTTCATGGAGGCGGATCTTTCCGGCGCCGTCCTCGACCGGATCCAGGGGCGCTACGCGATCTTCATGAAGGCGCAGATGGCAAAGGCCTCCCTGCGCGGCGCGTTTTTGCTGCAGGCCTCCTTCGAGGAGGCCGATCTGACGCTCGCCGACCTGTCGGGGGTCCGAGCGGAAGGCGGCATTTTCGTCAAGGCCTGCTGCCGTGCGGCGCGCTTCGCGGGGGCGGACCTGACGTATGGTGATTTCAGCCATGCGGACCTGTCCGGGGCGGACCTGTCCCGGGCAGGCCTTTACCGCACGAACCTGCACCGGGTCGTGGAGGAACACTCGCTGTGGCACGGTGCAAACCGCGCTGCCGCGCTTCCGACGGACCCGGACCGGGCCGCGGCGGAAGACTGGCAGCCCGCGGCCGGCGACCCCGAAAACCCGATGCGAAAGGGCTTCTGATCCGCAGACAACCCCAGGCCGCTGCGCGGCGGCTGCGACGAACGGTGCACCGATGGAAGGAAGCGCCGGCACCCAGGAGGAACGACCATGGAAAACCTCGCCGCCAGACGCGGCCCTGTTCCCGTCTTTCAGGAATATGGAAAGATCCAGAAGCTCCAGGCGGACGGCTGCCTCGTCGAAACCGCGTCCGGGCTGATTCGAGCCAGTCAGGCCGTGGGCTGTCTGATCCGTCCGCAGCCCGGCGACAAGGTCCTTGTCTGCTCCGATTCGGACGGCGCCGCCTACATCCTCGCCGTGCTGGAGCGCCGCCCGGACGAAGGACTGGAGATACGGTTCGACCGACCGGCTGCGATCCGGGTCTCGCGCGGCCGCCTGAGCCTCGTTTCCCAGGAGGGCATCGATCTCGGCGCGAACCAGGACATCCAGTTGACCGCCTCGGCCCTCGAGGTGCATGCAGCCCGGGGGAAGGTCATCATGGAGCGGGCCGCCTTCCTCGGGTCCTTTCTGGAGGTCCAGGCGGCCCGGGTCAGGCTGCTGGCGGGGATACTCGAATCGGTGGCGGAGCGCCTCACCCAGAAGATCAAACGCTCCTACCGCGTGATCGAGGAGTCGGAGCACGTCAAGGCGGGCAGCCTCGACTATTTCGCGCGGAAGTGGCTGTCCTTCAAAGGGCGCTACACCCTATTGACCGCCCGGGAAGACGTCAAGGTGGATGGGGAGAGGATCCACATCGGATAGGAGGGCATGATGTTCGCCAATACGCAGATGATGGGGATGGACATGGCCTTTCCGGATGTGTGCCTGACGCCGGCGCCTCCCGCACCGCCGATCCCGGTCCCCTACCCCAATATCGCCATGGGACCCACCGCCAACCCGGGAACGGCCTGCAGGAAGACCTTCATCATGTGCATGCCGGCGCACAATCTCGGCACCATGATCCCCATGACGAACGGCGACAACCCCGGTGTCTCCATGGGGGTCGCCTCCGGGACGGTCATGGGGCCCCAGCGCCATCTGACCGGGGCCTTTACGGTGCTTTTCGAGGGGATGCCCGCGACCCGGCTGACGAGCGCCAGCATCCAGAACAGCACCAACGCCCCCGGGATGCGCCTCGTCCCGAGCCAGACCAAGGTGATCCTGCTCGCCCCCTGAAAGGGGCCGGCGAAGCCATCGCGACGAAAGCGGCAAGGACGTCCGAGGAGAGGCGGAGAGGTCCCCCAGCCGGAGAGTTCGCAGCGCTCCTGCAGGTCCGGAAGAGGAACCCGCAGCCCCCGGCCGAGATTAGAGCCCGCGGAGGATCTCCTCCCGCTTGCGGCGGTATTCGGCCTCGGTGATAAGGCCCTTTCGATGGAGGTCCTGCAGGCGTTCGAGCCTGGACTCCGCAGGGTCACGGGACAGGCCGCCTGATGTACTCACCGAGGCGAGGGCCACGCGCTTCCTGTCGCGCGGATCGATCTTGACCTCGACCGCCGTTCCCGGCTGCAGAAGCGCTGCCTGAAGCCGGGAGACGACCGGAGTGGCCCGGGCCTGATAGGACGCACCGCCGTCTCCGGGGCGGATTTCGAGCAGCAGATCGACCTTGGGGTTGCGATTGACGGTGGTGCCCGTGTCCCGCGCCTCGAGGATGACGGCCGAGGCCGGAAGGCCCCGTTTCTGGAGCGCCCGGTCATGCAGAATCGGGCGGAGGACGCTCCAGTAAACGGCCCCGCAGATGCCCGTAAACAGGAGGGTGAGGAGGATCCCTTCGAGCGGCGAGAGGACGATGACCACACCCAGGCTGATCAGGGCGCAGAGGATGCCGAGGGAGGCGATGAACAGACCGATACGGTGTTGATTCATGGCGTCTCCTTGCCTCCATCCGGAGGCATCGGTTGAAGACCGGAGCGGCTTCCAGCAAACCCGAAAACGGAGATACCCTGAAACTATAACCTTCCTCCCGCGCAGTAGAAAAGACAAAAAAGCTGGATTTGCGGTTTTGTAGGCAATGGAAAGGCGGTGCACCGATGAAACGGATATGGATCACCTCCTTGAGCGGGTCGGAAGATGCGGTCAAGCCCCTGCCGGCCGAACTCAAGACCTATGGGATCGAGGCCGGCGGGCATCCCTGGGTGGACGACGTCGAAAAGGCGGCCTGGATCGAGGCGAGAGAGGTCCTGGTCGATCCCCGGACGGCCCTGTGGGCGATCCTGGGGAGCGGCGAAGCGTTTTCCACCCCCAGTGTGCGCTATGGCCTCGCCCTGCTGGCGATCACCGTTCAGGCAAAACGAGGGCGGGGATTCCCTGTGGCGCTGTTCGTGAGCGGCGGCGCGGCGCCCCCGGCGGACACCCTCCCGACGCCGCTCAAGGGAGCCCAGGTGACGGCCCTCCAGGGGGCGAGCCCGGCGGCCAAGATCGTCGCCCGTCTGCACACCGCTCCTCCGGCGGCGGCCGTGGCGGATTACCGGCTCGATGTGCACGCATCCCCCACCCTCGGGACCTGGTTCGAGGCGGGGCCGGTCGAGACGCCCTGGGAAGGGGCCATGGCCGGGGTAGCCGGCCCGGCCGAGATCACCTTTCAGGCCGTCGGGCCGAGGGGAAGCCTCCCCGAGCGATCGGTCCTGTCCTATCCGGTCAAGGGGATGCAGCTGACGCTCCGGGAAAGGTCCTACCTGGCCTGGGCCGTGCAAAACCGGCTCGATTCCGAGGCGTCCTATTTTTTCAAGGTGCAGGGGACAGCCGATTCCATCCTGTTTGGCCCCTATGCGGCCAGCGAGTCCGCAGAGCTTTTCGTGATGGATTTCTGACTCCGTCGGGGGGGAGAGCTTCAGACACCGCAGCCCGCAGTACAGGCAGAAGGTTTGAAATCGATCCATGGTGTATCGGACGCGGACACGTTCCCATTCCTGAAATGCACTACCTTCACTGATCCGATCGACGCGAGACCCTTAGAGGAATAAGAGATGAGGATGCCATGAAAAAGACATTGCTTTGCACACTGGGTCTGTGGATGGCTTTCATGCTGCCGCCAGGCGTGGCAGCCGCCCCCGACGCCTACCAGCCGGCGGTGGCGCATGACCCCGTCAACGACCGCTACCTATCGGTATTTGCAGACGTCTTCAATGCCACGTCGAGCATTTACGGGGAGCTTCGGGACGCTGCCGGAGAGCCGGCCGGGGATCCGGTCCGCCTCTCGGGAATGGACGGCGCGGTGATGCGGCAGTTTCCGGCCGTCGACCGTATCAGCGAGAACGGGCATTTCCTGGCGGTCTGGAGCGAATCCGCTTTCCTCCCTGATACCAATATACGGTACTGGCGGGTCCTTGGACGGCTGGTTGCCCCGGACGGCCAACCCCTCGAAGGGACAATCCCCATCACAGGATACGTCAGCCAGGGTGAAACGGCCCCGCAGGTTGCCTGCAGCGACGGCCTATGCCTCGTCGTCTGGCAGACGCAGGCCTGCTACAGCCTCGGTCCCACCCAGATCTGCAATCAGGCGATTGCGGCCCGCGAAGTGGATGCGAACGGGACCTTGGTTCAGGAGGAGGCCTTTCTGCTGACACCGTCCAACGAGGAGGTACGCCTACAGGCCTTTCCGGCCGTCGCCTGCGACCCCGCCAGCGGCCGCAGCCTCGTCATATGGCAGGATGACCTGAACGCGGACTCGACCGGCTGGGATATCCACGGTCGTCTTGTCGAGGCCGGCGGGGCACTGATCGGAGATGAACGGATCCTCACAGCGGCCGATGCCGACCAGACCCTGCCCGCCGTGGCCTTCGACCGGCTGGGCGGCCGTTATCTGGCGGTGTGGACGGACGGACGCAATGCCGAGGCACGAGGTGCCGACATCTTCGGGCGTTTGGTCGGCTCTGAAGGCGATTTGATCGGGGACGATTTTCCGATCTCCGACACGGCCGCTGAGGCCTTCTATCCGGCGGTGGTTTTCCTCGAAGCCGGGCGGCGCTTCCTGACCGCCTGGCAGGACGACCGCGGGGGGGAGCTCACCGGTTGGGATGTCTACGGCCGGTTCCTGGATGCCGAGGGCGCGGCGGACGGTCTCGAGATCGCCGTCGCAGCGACCGGCGGCCGCGATACCCGGCCTGCCCTGGCCTACAACCCCCTGGACGTGAGCGTCCTGGCAGCCTATGAAACCGTCCTGGACGACGTCCCGGTGCAGGCATATCGGGTCCTCTCCGCACGCAAGCCGCCCACCGCCGCCGCCGGAGCCGACCAAAACGTGGAAGAAGGCTCGATCGTCACCCTGGACGGAAGCGCCTCCAGGCCGTGGGACCCGTCCGCCCCCATCGTGTCCTACCAGTGGATTCAGGTGGGGGGCGTCCCGGTAGCCCTGAGCGGTGCAGGATCCGCCGTGGCGTCCTTTACGGCGCCCCTGGGAGGCGCCCTGGGCCGTTTGCTGGCCTTCATCCTGGTGGTGACCGACTCGGCAGGACTTCAAGGCGTCGACATGGCCCTGGTGCGGGTGACGGACCTGCCGTTGCCGCCCATCGCCGAGGCCGGCCCCGATCAGTTCGCCGACGAGGGAACCCTCGTAACCCTGGATGGATCGGGCTCCCGGCCGTCCGATCCTTTCTATCCCATCGCGGCCTTCAGGTGGCGGCAGACGGGAGGCACCCCTGTGAGCCTGTCCGGAGGGGAAACCGCCTTAGCGACCTTCACCGCCCCGATGGTGCCTCTTGAAGGGGCCAGGCTCGATTTCGAACTGGAGGTACGCGACGCCTCCGCTCTGGCCTCCTCGGATACAGTGACCATCACCGTGGATGACCGAAGCCCGAGGACCTTCAGGCTGACCCTGCCCTCCGGCGCCTACTCGGAGATCGGCTTTCCGGTCGAGGCGGACCCGGATCTCCTGCGTCAAATCACGGCACAGTTCGGGCCCTATGACACCAAGCGCTTCAGGCTTTTCCGCTGGGATCCTGAGACCGCTGGAAACATCGAGATCGTCAGCCCGGCGTGGGGGGCCGAGCAGGCCTGCGTTCCCGGACGCGGTTACTGGGCGATCGCCCGCGACCCGGCCACGCTGGATATCACCGGCACACCGGCCTCCATCCGCCGTCCCTGCAGGGTCCTTCTGCACCCGGGGTGGAATCAGCTCGCCGACCCTTTCTTCTTCGATGTCGGCTGGAGCGAACGGATCCTGGTCAGCGACGGGACAGAGGAGTCGCTCATCCCTGTCACCGCCGAGGAAAACACGTTGACGAGCCGGGTGATCCTGGAGTACGACGGCGCAACGGGGCAGTATGCCATCGCTTCGGGGCTGCGGATGGGACGGGGTTACTGGATCGAAAACCTGACCCCCGAGGATGTGGAACTCCTGATACCGCCGGAGCCGGCTGCACCCTCGAGTGGTCCGAAGGGCACAGAAGCGGGCAGGGGCACCTATGACGGCCCTCCGCCGCCCCTGCCGCCGGAAGGCCTGGGGAAAACACGGCACCGTCCCTGACCGGATCCATCATCCGGACAGGGGAAGCCGGCAATGGCGTCTTTTGCAATCCGGAAAGGAGGGTTCTTGGGAGATGCTCATAGGATCGAACTGCTTGACCGAGAAGGCCTGCAAGCCGCCCCACGAGCAACCGCGCGGACGAGGCGAAGAGAGGCTTGAAAAGTCCCTTTTCCTATGGAAGTCGAAATCAAGTGCACAGACCAATACATCCAGACAAGAAACGGTGAGGTCCCCACATGCATAAATGCAGCAGAAAAGCGCTGGCAGGATGCGTCCTGATCCTGCTGATGACCCTGTCACCGGCATGGGCCGGACACGTCATCACGGAAGAGGTCCGGCTGTGGGCCAGGGAGGCCCTGCAGCAGGAAAAGGCCCTGGCGGCATCCGCCGCCGCCTCGGACACGATCGCGGTGCTCAACTTCGCCAACCGGACCGGGGCGGCGGAATTCGATCCGCTCCAGAAGGGGTTGGCTGTCATGCTGATCACCGACTTGACGCAGGTCTCATCGCTCCGCGTCGTCGAACGCGTGCGCATGCAGGCCCTGGTGGAGGAGCTGGGACTCGGGGTTTCAGGATTGGTGGAGACCGGGACGGCGCCGAGGGTGGGCAGGCTTCTCCGGGCCCGCTGGCTTGCCGGTGGGGGCATGACAGCCGACCGTGCCCCTGTCATCGACATCCGGGCCGACGTCCTGGAGGTCCCGGACAGCCAAATCCTGGGGCAGCCCGCCGCCCAGGGACCGTTGGCCGAGTTGTTTCGTATGGAAAAGGAGATCCTCTTCGGGATCCTGGCCCTCCTGAAGGTCGAACCGTCGACCGAAGAAGAGGAGGCGCTGCGGCGGCCCCTGACTATCAGCCTCGAGGCCTTCCTGAGGTTCGCCGAAGGGATCGATGCCAGCGACCGCGGGCTCTATCCCAAGGCCGCCGAGCTGTATGAAAAGGCCCTGGAAGCCGACCCCGGCTTCGGTACGGCGGCCGAGGCGCTCGAAGAGTTGAGGTCGCTCGGGCTCATCCCGCCGAAGCGGCGGAGCGGGGCCTTCCTCCGTTCGCTGCGCGACCGGACCTCTCTGACCGACCGTCTCTCACCCGACGAGGTGATCCGGCGCGAGCGGACACCCCAGGATCTGGACCAGCTGCCCCACCCGCTGCCCGAGCCGCCGCCGCCGCCTGAGCGCTTTCAGCCTTGACGCGAGGGCTGAGGAAAGATCTCCTCGAAAGGGGGGAAACCCGTCTCCACCAGGGAAACAGCCTCTGAGAGCAAGCGGAGTCAGAGGAAACGATCATTGCAGGTCGCAACCCAAGGCTATTCAGGAGGAAGAAATCTGCCATGAAAGCCATAAAGATCGTCATCGGGATCCTGTGCCTGGTCAGCGTATGGTGCATCATCGGACCGGCCTCTGCGGCGGAGTTCGAATACACCCTTCACACCGGCTTTCACTTCGACCTGTGGCGGAGCGATGCGGATGAGAGCGGTTTTCAGTTCCACACGCCCATCGAGGTTGCCGGCCGCTACGATGCGTTTTCCCTGCGGGTGCTCAGCGCCGTCATGTACACCGAGACATCTCCCGAAGGCAGGGATGACGTGTCCGTCTCGAATTTCGCCGACACCAAGATCAATGCCTCCTACGAGATCATCGGCCGCTTCCCGGTCGATATCCTGATCGGGCTCGATCTGAACCTTCCCACGGGCGAGACCCGGCTGAGCGCCGATGACCTGCTGCTGTATCTGGACCCCGATCTCGTTTCCATCACCCAGCTCGGTGAGGGTTTCAACATCAACCCGACGCTCGTCCTCGGCAGGGAATGGGAGCGTTGGGCGGCCGGCCTGGGGGCTGGATACGTGTGGCGCGGAAGCTACGACTACAGCGAGGAGGTCGAGGACTACGACCCGGGAAACATCTTCACCCTGTCGGCGGAGGTCCACTATCTGCTGACATCCGCCTGGCAGGCGCGGCTGTTCGCCCAGTACGCCGATTACGGCCAGGACACGGTGCGGGATGCGGCCTTTTATGAGGAGGGGGACTTCATGATGATCGGCGTGGGCTTGGACTATTCGGCCGGTCCCTGGGAGACCTCCGTCAGCCTGAGAAGCATCCAGAGGGCCAAAAGCCGCTTCGACGAGCCGTCGGGCGGCATTCTGAAGGAGGAGGCGAACAGCCACGGGGACGAATGGGTGGCGGACCTCTTCTGCCGGTATGCGCTCGATTCCCGGACCACGCTGAAAGGGCTCGCCCAGTTCCTCTCGATCGACGCCAATGATTACCCTCGAGGGGAGGATCTTTACGTCGGCGAGCGCCAGAAATTCGCCCTCGGGCTCGCCGTGGCCCGACAGCTCCTGGCCAACCTGAGTGGAGAGGTCGGGGTCAAGGGCTTCATCGTGGACGATGACGAGACCTGGTACCACCCCACGAGCGGCCGGCGTTACCGCGGGTTGAGCGCCGCCGTCACTTTCACCGGGACCTTCTGACCGGAGCGGCCCCTGCAAGCTCGGCCGCCGCCTCCCCGGCGGCGCCGAGCCATGCCTGGATATCACGGCCTGCCGCACTGCGCTCCGCGGCCGCCAGCACTCTGCCGGTCTCCACCTCCACCAGCCGCAGATCGATCCGGGCGGTCCCCTCGATCACGAGATAACTGCCGAAGACCATCCGCTGCGCCCCGGCGATCCGCCCGAGGCGCAGTCGTGTTTCTTCATCCGCCAGCTCTCCCGAGCCCAGGTTCAGTTCCTCCAGGATGCGGACCAGCCGCTCCCGCTCGATCACCTGGTAGCCGCCTTCGACATCCAGGACCTGGATCACCCGGCCGGCGAGGGCCTCTCCCAATCCCGGGAGGGCCGACCCTTCCGGGCCGAGATCCTCGAGGTCCCAGACCGCCACCGCCGGCGGCCCGAGGGGGGCGGGAGGCGCTGCTGCGGCGCAGGCACCCAGGATCAGGGCCAGCGCATAGGCCTCGATCCAGATGCGGAACCGAGGCCGAACCACGCCGCCTTTTGAATGCGGGGCCGTCTTCCGCGCCGAACCCGTTTCAGCGCGCGCCGCCCAAGGATCGGGGCCGTGATGATGCCTAACGAGTCTCACGTGCAGGCCCTCCCGTTTCCTGCACCTTGTCGTCGGTCTTGAGCGGCCGATCCTGTTCGAGGACCCGGGCGTAGGCGAGGTCCGGCTCGATCCGGGTCACCTCGAGTTCGCCTATGGTCCGCTGCGCGCGTTGGAGGAGCCTGCCCTTGTATTCGACCGGGGGCTGCTCCTCGACGGCGGCGAAGCGCGTCCCGAGGACCACGCCCTGCTGCGCTCCGAGGTTGATCATCACCTCGTCACCGGCGGCCTCGACCACATAGCCGCGCAGCGGGTATTTCTCCATGACGGTCTCGAGGATCTGCCGGCTCAGCTGAAAAAAGGTCTTTTGGAAGGCCGGACCGGGCTGGACCTCGGCGGTGAGGATCCGGGGGATGGCGGTGGTCTCCGTGTCGATCAGGCGCAGGTTGAGGAGCGAAGCACCGGGAAGGTGGTTCAACGTCCCGGTGCCGATCAGCTTGACCGCCATGATGCGCCCCAGGCGCGATGCGGTTTCCGGGTCGGCCAGCTCGGACGAGCCCAGGTTCAGTTCCTCGAGGACCCGCTCGATCAAAACCCGCTCGATCACCCTGACGCGGCCCGAACGGTTGAGCTGCTCGGTCAGCCCTTCGGCGAGGACGATCGGAAAACCGTCGCGATCGGCCAGCCCGCCCCTTTCCTGCATATCCAC harbors:
- a CDS encoding exported hypothetical protein (Evidence 5 : Unknown function), coding for MKAIKIVIGILCLVSVWCIIGPASAAEFEYTLHTGFHFDLWRSDADESGFQFHTPIEVAGRYDAFSLRVLSAVMYTETSPEGRDDVSVSNFADTKINASYEIIGRFPVDILIGLDLNLPTGETRLSADDLLLYLDPDLVSITQLGEGFNINPTLVLGREWERWAAGLGAGYVWRGSYDYSEEVEDYDPGNIFTLSAEVHYLLTSAWQARLFAQYADYGQDTVRDAAFYEEGDFMMIGVGLDYSAGPWETSVSLRSIQRAKSRFDEPSGGILKEEANSHGDEWVADLFCRYALDSRTTLKGLAQFLSIDANDYPRGEDLYVGERQKFALGLAVARQLLANLSGEVGVKGFIVDDDETWYHPTSGRRYRGLSAAVTFTGTF
- a CDS encoding Curli production assembly/transport component CsgG (modular protein), which encodes MRLVRHHHGPDPWAARAETGSARKTAPHSKGGVVRPRFRIWIEAYALALILGACAAAAPPAPLGPPAVAVWDLEDLGPEGSALPGLGEALAGRVIQVLDVEGGYQVIERERLVRILEELNLGSGELADEETRLRLGRIAGAQRMVFGSYLVIEGTARIDLRLVEVETGRVLAAAERSAAGRDIQAWLGAAGEAAAELAGAAPVRRSR